Below is a window of Manis javanica isolate MJ-LG chromosome 2, MJ_LKY, whole genome shotgun sequence DNA.
gtacttgtctttccacgcctggcttatttcactgagcataataccctctagctccatccatgtaatcattttttaaaaataaaagatttattcAGTGAATTAATGGGTGCAAAatgtatggcagaatatattatcttttttaactGAAGTGTTAATGAAACATGGCATATATAGAAAAGAATGCACAAATGATATGtctacagcttgatgaattttcataGCTTATTCCTTTGTAACCAGCATagagataaaaacaaagcaaaaaaaacaaaaaaaaatcgtTATCACAGAAAGAATAGCATgatgttttttaaagttatttttcccTTCAAAATAGTAATGTAAAAAATAGTCAGAATCTTATATGTTGTATCATGTTCAAAATTATTAAAGGTAAGTACAAATGTCTTGTTCCCATCCAGCAATCCTGACTCTTCACACTGAACAGGAGTCTGTTTTTACAGGTGTCAGTGTCATTCAAGGATGTGACTGTAGCGTTCAGCAGAGAGGAGTGGCAACAATTGGACTGTGCTCagaaaagcctctacagggatgtAATGGTGGAAAACTATTTTAACTTGATCTCAGTGGGTAAGCAGAGCTCTGCTGAAGATAAGGCTGTACCTGTTTGagtgtattttctttctcaatGGAATTTCTAAAATCTGTGGTATTTGTAGGGTATGTGGCAGTTCCAAATAAAGACTGCAGGGCATCTGACTTTAGCCTGTGTTCTTAATAATCTCTTTAGAGTATTATGAATATACCTCTCTTTCCTGTGAACTTTTCTGAAAAGTAAATGGAACACTTTATTGTATAGCCTCTGAAATTGAGTCTTCTATTATTTGCTGCTAATAGGTTGTCAAGTTCCCAAACCAGAAGTCATTTtcaatgtggagaaaggagaagacCCATGCATGTTGGTTGGTGAAATATCAAGGCCAAGCTGGCTAGGTGAGTAGGGAACTAAGAGCATGGGAGACAGTGTGCTTGAACTCTGCCATAATGGCAGCTCTGAAATTCTGCTGACAGTGTTTTCTGTAACATTCTAAACTTTTGGGACTGTGTGGATAAGAGTTGATTTTGGCCCCTTGGAAGTTTTTGTGCCACCCCCACTTTCAGAGGGAATGTATTAAAATAGCTaggatcatatttttttggtttttcacAATCACATCAAGGTCTTTAATCTTCTCACCCATTCAGATACTCATAGGTGTACCTTTTAAGAAACTTACGGTGGGTCACACACCTGCtggtttcttttcactttctctcttttccttggtGCTTCAGAACTGTCATCCGAAGGTGGCCTTATCTTATCATCTCCCATACCTCTGCTCCTCCAAATGTTGGCTCTGAGGGTATCATCACTACATTTAGGGGAGAACTTTTTGATGTGTGTGATATTAGTAATTATGCTTCCTGAAATTTTCTTTCTACTTGGCTAGTGTAATGCAATACTGACTTggtctttctgacttatttatttagataaaaatttacttattttacatAAAACTGATTTATTTTGCAAAAAGTTTTTGTAGCTGGTGTGCAGGAAGTTGAGGTAACTGCAGTTGATAAGGTCACCAATGTGCTTAAGCCtctcctctttatttctttatacctTTTAAGCCTCACTCCCCATAGTCAGTGTTTATCCTCCCCAGAGGTGCCTGCTCTAGTACATTTGATACTCTCAAGGATAGGAAGTTTTTCTCTATCCTTGAATCTGCAGAATATTTGTAAGAATTAAGttggtatttttaatttataggaATGGTGCATGCTATATATCCTActccttttcttaattttttccctcTTCCACTAGATGGGTTCTTGCTGCAATGTGTTTTTCTAGTTCATTGCTTCTGGTGGATAGCCTTCCATAGTATGGATATGCACCACATTTCACTTCCCCAACTTCCCAGCTACTACACTCAGTACTGCAGTAATTGTTTCATGAACTATTCTTCTGGGAAATGAGAATTTCTTGGGGAAGGATGGTGGGATTGTTTTATCACTGGGTGCGCTAGTGATTTATTTGACTAAGTATGACCACTGTATTTTCTAGTTTGGATGTTTCAGTCTACAAACTCCTGAGTGTACAAGGGTATTAGTTTCTCTACACTGCCAAAAATTCTAATAATTTAGCTAATCTAAtggattttaagttttaattattgttttaatttgtttttctaataaaatattttgaacattcaTCATGTATCTTGTAATAACTtctgacttcatttttctttacagttttattgagatacaattgacatacacctctgtataagtttaaggtgtactgCATGGTTTGATTTActtatattgtgaaatgattgtcaccataggttcagctaacatccatcttaTATAgttaccataaaaagaaaagaaggaaggaagaaaatttttCCTTGTGATGGGAACTCAGGATTTACTCCTTTAAGAACTTACATGTCTTGCTACTGTGTTAGCTATAGTTATGTTGGATATTACGTCCctaggacttatttatcttacaactcgaagtttgtactttttgatcaccttcctccaattccctctccctctcccctccacctctgatctcttttctatgagtttttttttttttgagattccacacataagtgaaatcatacagtatttgtctttttctgtcttatctcacttagcacaatgtcctcAAGGTCTATATGTGATGTCACAAAAGATAGGATTTCCTTGTTTgtttgttggttggttggttggttgaataatattccattgtgtatacagaccacagcttctttattcaTCCGTCAGTGGACACTTAATATTCCAtgtctgggctattgtaaattatgctgctatgaatatggggGTCTAGaattctttttgagttagtgtttttatttcctttggataaatagcCAGAATTGGAATTGCTTGGTCGtatggtagttctagttttaatttctGGAGGAaactccattctgttttccatagtggctgcaccagtttacaatATCACCACCTGcacaggggttcccttttctctacatgcTCACCAGTGTttgttatgtcttgtcttttggatgatggtcattctaacaggtgtgaggtcatACCACATtgtgttttaacttgcatttcccttatgatcaGGGATGTTTAGCAGCTTTTCATGCACACGTGGCCtttcatatgtcttctttggagaaatgtccattcaggtcctttgcccaatttttaaGTAGATGGATTTTCTGCTGTTGAGTTGCATcaattcttacatattttttggatatgaaCACCTTATCAGTTATATACTGATTTTCTTTCCACTTTGTTTATGGCTTCCTTTGCTATGCaaaagcttttttaaattttgttatcactaatctacagttacatgaagaacattatgtttactaggctccccccttcaccaagccccctccacaaaccccattacagtcactgtccatcagtgtagtaagatgctgtagaatcactacctgtcttctctgtgttgctgtgcagaagctttttagtttgatgttgtcacttgttgatttttgtttttgttgcctgtgctttagTGTCAcatctgactttattttttatgaaatgaaagcttcacccctttcttttccccttctgcCCCACATCTGGGCAAACTGATAAGAAAGGTCAGGTGCTCCCTCCCTTGGCATTGGCAAGAAGTGGTATGGGGAAAATCAGCCTGGCCTTACCCTACAATTGACATAAAAAACCCAGTCagtctctcttgctctctcaaGTGACTTTGGACCTGCTTGGGAGCTTTCTCTGTGAAGACTCATTATCGAGCAATGAAACTTTCATATCTTCTTGGCATGCATTGCATCACCACTTTTGATGTCTGAACCAAATCTAGGGTTGTGTGTGTCAGCCTGGAACTATCTGTGTGTCTCAGGTTGAATCATGTGTCTCAATTCCAGCATAAGCTGTCACTGATACCTGGCTCAGGGGAATGGGTCTTTTCCCTGCTACTGTTGGTTGTGTGTCTCAAGCAGGCATTGGCCCCTGTTTCTAAGCCCTCAGGGAACTGCTGATACCTTGTGCATGTAAGGGCCCATCAGGGAGGAATATGTGGGGGAAGAGTGGGTACAGTGCCATATGTTAGGAACGGATGGCTCACCTTCCAAAATGTCATATTCTGTTAATTGTTTTTTGCCTTTCCCTGTGACTCATCCTCTCAGAccattcttcctgctctttctACTAATTATTCTCTTGTAGAAAATATCATTTAGATGCTTTTGTCCTCTAAATCACCTTTAGGTGATATCACCTAAAACCATGTCTATATTTCCTCCTGCCTCGATTTTTCTAACCCTATTTAGATGTGTTGATTCCCCCCgagttttttaaatgcttatcttAGATGCTGCTCATAGATTTCGTTGCTTAAAGCATTGTTTATCCTGTCATAGCTATTATATATAGAGCAAAACTCAAGTTACTACTATTATCCAACCTATGACAAATCTTCTCTCAGTTGGCTGGTAAGCTAAAGGAAAAACATTCCTCATATTTGCAATTCACATTTGTCTCCGTTTAATTTACGTAATTGTGTTTacttcattttaatgttttgctcctttttttttttggttgttgtttctTTAGAGAATATGTAGCAAAATTAAATTCTTGAATTTGTGTACTATGCAGAGgatgttatttttctctatttcagagagctttaaaattttttctgctAGGAGCAATTCAAAGGACGAATAATTGTTGCTGGAAAGGGAATATGATtgcatgaaatgttttaaatttcagcCTTTGTGCATTAAGCATTTGTTATGGCACATGTCTGTGTCAGTTAAGTATGATCATGAGTGGCTCAGAATATCTGGTGTTTGttgctgtctttttttaaaattaaagcaaagagCCTCCCTAGAGTTGCGCTGAGTTTGAGGTTAGTGTTCTGGGCATAGAATCCTACATGATGCATGATGAACAGTGAATTTTAACTAGAAACAGAGGACTAGAAAGAAAGCAGAATGGAGAAAAGGACAATATATGTTTGgaatcagtaataaaatataCTTCAGTAACTTGGAAAGATAACTTACCTATACACACTTCGTTGGCCTGAATTATGACCCTTTTCTTATTGAATGAGTAGTTGAATAAGTTGTGACAGAGAAATTATACACAACTAAACTTACTAAAGGTGCAGATTTTTACATTGAACattgttggtggtaatgtaatTGTTGTCAGACATAATAATGTGTTTGCAGACTACAGAAAGTGAAAGGTTTCAAAAGGTCAAACTCCATGTTTAGGAATCCAGTATTAGATGCCCTCAGGATTAATGAAAGCCATTAATGTGAATAACAATGTAATAGGGTGAGAGACAGAATAAAATGGATATAGGGTTAGACTGTGTCAGTATTAAAGAATTCTAGTAGAATAAGTTAGTAATATTTTTCGttaacataaatatttactgaggatctACCATGTCTTATAGGCTACTCTGGAATTTGGAATATTAGTGATTCTTATTCTGAGCAAGAATGGTATTAGTAGTAGAATAAAGCCAAACTCCTGTCACTGAGAGACCCCAAGAAGCAGTCTTAGGGAACATAAACACTGACCCATCACATGATAGTTCCAAAGTGAGCAGTTCAGGTATGCTAGGAAACTCTGCTTCTGATGGCCTTTCAGAGACAAAGTTTCTAGAAAATAATTGTGCACCATCCCCTAGAGCAGGGATTGTAAACATTCTCTGTAAAAGCGCAGAAgtgaatattttagactttgtgaaCCACACGATTGCTGTCATAACTACTCAGTTTTGCTGTTGTAGCCCCAAAGCATCTATAGACAATACATCAATGAAGAGatgtgactgtgttccaataagaACTTCATGGGCacagaaatttgaatttcatataacttTCAGATGTCATgaagtatttcttcctttgatttttttgaaCCATTCAAAATGTAAAATCCAATCTAAGCTTTTGTGTACAGCCTTAGATTTAGTTTCCTGACCTCTGCATAGGGTGTTGCCAGCTGCATGGAGCTGTGCTGCTGCAGGTATAGAATAAAATcagcaggaagagaagaggaTTTGGGTAGACACACCCACTTCCTTGACATTGGCCTTTTCAAAACAAACGTGATTTTTACTCACACTTGATTGGTGGGAACTGAATTATGTAGCTTCACCTAATGACAAATGAGACTGGAAAGATCAGTTGTTCTGAGGCAGCCAGGTGCTTGGCACTTAGTactcttatatatacatatacagttaTATTCCATAGACAGGCTCTATCCCATTTCTCTGTGTTCACCCAGAATCTGAACTATTTGTCATTCCTTCTATATTTTGCTAACTgttctttgtgtgttttatttttctttctcttttagatGGCGATATTCATTTTGAAACTTCACAAAAAGGAATGTCTAAAGAAGTTAAAATCCAGTTTGAGAAAATTAATCTCTTCCCAAGAGATAACCCATATTCCATTTTAGAAGTATTGTGGCAAGATGATGAACAGACAAGGAGATATGAGGAAAACCAGAATAAAAACTTAAGTCATGTTTCCTTCAACAACAGGGAAACACCAGCTGAGAAGTGTGAATATAAGGATATTGGGAAAATAGTTCATGTAAATGCACACCTTATTCCTTCAAGAAAAAGACTCCATAACTATGATTCATTTGGAAAAAGTTTGAAGCCAACTGTAAACTTATGTACAtataatacaaacaaaacaacacaaaatcttGATAAGATCATTGGATATGGAAATATTTTCACTCATATGAATTTTTATACAGAAATGAATGCTTGTGAATGTGATCAGTGTAAGAAACTTCTTAATCATACACAAGCTCTCATTCAAGATGAGAAACTTCATGCTGAGAAGCACCTCTATTTATTTTCTGACTGTGTAAAATTTTTCACCAAGAAGTCACACCTCTTTGCACATGAGAATATTTATACTGAAGAGAAACAGCATCATGAGTGCAACAAATGTGATATAGTCTTCACTCAGAAATCTCAATTTGCTGTACATCAGAAAGTTtatacaggagagaaaccctatatATGCACTGAATATAGGAAGGACTTTTCTCTCAAGTCAAACAATGAAAAAACTCATACTGTGGAGAATCACTCTAAATGCAATGAATATGGAAAAGCCTTTAACCAGAAGTCAGATCTGCTCAGATACCAGGAAAttcatacaaaagaaaaatcctatGACTACAGTAAATGTGGGGAAAATATCTTTCAGAATGCAAACCTCAGTATATGTAAAaaaattcatactggagagaaacacTTTAAATGTAttgaatgtggaaaagcctttacAAGAAAGTCAACACTAAGTATGCATCATAAAATTCATACAGGAGAAAAACCCTATGAATGTTCtgagtgtgggaaagcctttatCCGGAAGTCACATTTTATTACACAtgagagaattcatactggagagaaaccttatgagTGCAGTGACTGTGGGAAGTCTTTTATAAAGAAGTCACAACTCCATGTGCATCAGCGAGTTCACACAGGAGAGAATCCCTTTATATGTTCAGAATGTGGGAAGGTCTTCACTCATAAGACGAATCTCATTATACACCAGaaaattcatactggagagagacCCTATATATGTActgaatgtgggaaggcctttacTGACAGGTCAAATCTTATTAAACACCAAAAAATTCATACTGGGGAAAAACCCTATAAATGCAGTGACTGTGGAAAATCATTCACCTGGAAGTCACGGCTCAGGATACATCAGAAATGTCATACTGGAGAGAGACATTATGAGTGCAGtgagtgtgggaaagccttcatcCAGAAGTCCACACTAAGTATGCACCAGAGAATTCACAGAGGAGAAAAACCCTATGTTTGTActgaatgtgggaaggccttctTTCACAGGTCACATTTCATTACACAtgagagaattcatactggagagaaaccctatgaatgcagtGACTGTGGCAAATCCTTCACTAAGAAATCACAGCTGCATGTGCACCAACAAATTCACACAGGAGAAAAACCCTACAGATGTGCTGAGTGTGGGAAGGCTTTCACTGACAGATCCAATCTCTTTACACACCAGAAAATTCATACTGGGGAGAAACCCTATAAATGCAGTGACTGTGGAAAAGCCTTCACTCGGAAGTCAGGCCTCCATATACATCAGCAGTCTCATACTGGAGAAAGACATTATgagtgcagtgaatgtgggaaagcctttgcTAGAAAATCGACTCTTATTatgcatcagagaattcatacaggagagaaaccctaCCTTTGTACTGAATGTGGGAAGTCCTTCATCCAGAAGTCACACTTAAATCGACATCgaagaattcatactggagagaaaccctatgaatgcagtGACTGTGGGAAGGCCTTCATTAAGAAATCACAACTCCATGAGCATCATCgaattcacactggagagaagccaTATATATGTGctgaatgtgggaaggccttcacCATCAGATCCAATCTTATTAAACACCAGAAAATTCATACTAAACAGAAACCCTATACATGCAGTGACTTTAGAAGAGCCTTAGGCTGGGAACCACAACTCAGTATACATCAGAAGTCTGAATCCGGGGAAGTAGAGTGCCCAATACCACAATCATGGGGTGAGGATACAAAGTGAGGCTACCACATGACTAAGAAGCAGGAGGTAACCAAAGACACCTTTCCTCTATCTAGTCAGAAGTGCAAGTATCTGGGTCACATAGCTGATTGCCAGTTACAAATATGGGGAGACACTTTGGAGAAAGTGTTGGAGCAATGTATAATGGTCATGCCTAGTTACTGGACAGATACTAGGACTGTCAAGCCCCCGCAAATGCAAGGAATGACTTGGTAGTCTGTCTTGTCTCATGTTTTGGATAAGCAGCTTTATAAATTTAGGGCTGTTGAGTTTTTCATGCCCTGGGTAGGAAAAATAGTATTGACCAAAGGAATTTCTTAATAGAGTGCTAAGTGTCATTGTCTAATTATCCTAAAGACACTGATATCAAGGCAAAAGTGTAGAATGCTCAGGTCTATAATGTAGAGAAGCCAGaaatttttgtgaaaattgacattaaaagaccaaaagaaaggactctcctttttttcctttgggaagtCACTATTTATTTATAGTACCTACTAGAATGTGGACTTtggataaaaaatttttaatttacaatttgACTTTGAGATTATCAAATTAAAACCCCAGGCTTACTGAATATTCACAGTCATCTTTAGGAAACCAGTGTTACCTCGTTTATTAATTCCTTGCCCCATGGCAAGAGGTAACTTTGACTCGAGATATAAAGTGCTCCCAGCCTGTATCCCAAAAGTGATGAATGATGTAAGCAGTAGCCCCATAAATTACTTTTCACCTTAGAACTGGCCTGAGATCATGGAACACAGGTTACAGATCTGGATATCAGCATTTTGAATTCCTAGCCTTGTCCATGGAAACCTATACTAGTCACTGatttttggaaaagaaacaaaacatggctttcaaaatctaaaattttttctttccgaTTTTGTTAATACATTCTCTATGTATTCATTACACATTAGGTTACTATAGGAGACAAGTGTCTTGCATTTGAGCTTGGTTTTTGAGAAGAAATAGTTACACATTTGGAAGAATACTCCTATCCCCT
It encodes the following:
- the ZNF484 gene encoding zinc finger protein 484 isoform X1, which gives rise to MVSVSFKDVTVAFSREEWQQLDCAQKSLYRDVMVENYFNLISVGCQVPKPEVIFNVEKGEDPCMLVGEISRPSWLDGDIHFETSQKGMSKEVKIQFEKINLFPRDNPYSILEVLWQDDEQTRRYEENQNKNLSHVSFNNRETPAEKCEYKDIGKIVHVNAHLIPSRKRLHNYDSFGKSLKPTVNLCTYNTNKTTQNLDKIIGYGNIFTHMNFYTEMNACECDQCKKLLNHTQALIQDEKLHAEKHLYLFSDCVKFFTKKSHLFAHENIYTEEKQHHECNKCDIVFTQKSQFAVHQKVYTGEKPYICTEYRKDFSLKSNNEKTHTVENHSKCNEYGKAFNQKSDLLRYQEIHTKEKSYDYSKCGENIFQNANLSICKKIHTGEKHFKCIECGKAFTRKSTLSMHHKIHTGEKPYECSECGKAFIRKSHFITHERIHTGEKPYECSDCGKSFIKKSQLHVHQRVHTGENPFICSECGKVFTHKTNLIIHQKIHTGERPYICTECGKAFTDRSNLIKHQKIHTGEKPYKCSDCGKSFTWKSRLRIHQKCHTGERHYECSECGKAFIQKSTLSMHQRIHRGEKPYVCTECGKAFFHRSHFITHERIHTGEKPYECSDCGKSFTKKSQLHVHQQIHTGEKPYRCAECGKAFTDRSNLFTHQKIHTGEKPYKCSDCGKAFTRKSGLHIHQQSHTGERHYECSECGKAFARKSTLIMHQRIHTGEKPYLCTECGKSFIQKSHLNRHRRIHTGEKPYECSDCGKAFIKKSQLHEHHRIHTGEKPYICAECGKAFTIRSNLIKHQKIHTKQKPYTCSDFRRALGWEPQLSIHQKSESGEVECPIPQSWGEDTK
- the ZNF484 gene encoding zinc finger protein 484 isoform X2, which encodes MLVGEISRPSWLDGDIHFETSQKGMSKEVKIQFEKINLFPRDNPYSILEVLWQDDEQTRRYEENQNKNLSHVSFNNRETPAEKCEYKDIGKIVHVNAHLIPSRKRLHNYDSFGKSLKPTVNLCTYNTNKTTQNLDKIIGYGNIFTHMNFYTEMNACECDQCKKLLNHTQALIQDEKLHAEKHLYLFSDCVKFFTKKSHLFAHENIYTEEKQHHECNKCDIVFTQKSQFAVHQKVYTGEKPYICTEYRKDFSLKSNNEKTHTVENHSKCNEYGKAFNQKSDLLRYQEIHTKEKSYDYSKCGENIFQNANLSICKKIHTGEKHFKCIECGKAFTRKSTLSMHHKIHTGEKPYECSECGKAFIRKSHFITHERIHTGEKPYECSDCGKSFIKKSQLHVHQRVHTGENPFICSECGKVFTHKTNLIIHQKIHTGERPYICTECGKAFTDRSNLIKHQKIHTGEKPYKCSDCGKSFTWKSRLRIHQKCHTGERHYECSECGKAFIQKSTLSMHQRIHRGEKPYVCTECGKAFFHRSHFITHERIHTGEKPYECSDCGKSFTKKSQLHVHQQIHTGEKPYRCAECGKAFTDRSNLFTHQKIHTGEKPYKCSDCGKAFTRKSGLHIHQQSHTGERHYECSECGKAFARKSTLIMHQRIHTGEKPYLCTECGKSFIQKSHLNRHRRIHTGEKPYECSDCGKAFIKKSQLHEHHRIHTGEKPYICAECGKAFTIRSNLIKHQKIHTKQKPYTCSDFRRALGWEPQLSIHQKSESGEVECPIPQSWGEDTK